The genomic region CGGATGCCCTGCAGGCTCTTCCAATGGAACTTGACGTAGTGGACTTCGCCCTTGGCGTTGATCAGCTTGTAGGCATGCACGCCGTTGCCGTCCATCTCCCGATAGCTGGCGGGGGTGCCGGAGTCGGAATACAGCTCGGTCAGGGTGCGTGTGGCTTCAGGCACATGGGAGAAGAAATCGAAGCGCCGCGAATCGTCGTCCAGGTTGGTGCGTGGGTCCGGTTTGAAGGCATGGACCATGTCCGGGAACTTGATGGCATCACGGATGAAGAAGGTCGGGAAGTTGTTCCCCACCAGGTCCCAGTTGCCGTCGGCGGTATAGAACTTGGTGGCGAAACCCCGCGGGTCGCGCAGGGTTTCCGGGGAGTGGTTACCGTGCACCACGGCCGAGAAGCGCACGAATACCGGGGTTTTCTCGCCAGCGGCAAAGACCTTGGCCTTGGTCAGGTCGCTCAGGTCGTCGGTCACGGTGAACGTGCCATGGGCCCCGGTACCACGGGCATGCACCACCCGCTCGGGGATACGTTCGCGATCGAAACGCTGCAATTTCTGGATCAGTTGCACGTCCTGCAGCAACACCGGCCCGGTGGCGCCGGCGGTCTGCGAATTCTGGTTATCACCTACCGCCGCACCGTTGTCACGGGTCAGCGTAGCGGCATGGACAGAAAGGGAAAGCAGGCTGGCGGTCAAAATACCCAGCACGCGCCGAGTGGGAATAGCTCCCGGAACAGGAGTGATCTGCATGTCGGAATCCTCGAGATTTTGTTATGCGCATCCAGGTGCGCTCGACAAAGGCTAGAGATCGATTCAACAAATTCTAAATAGAAAAGCTCAAAGACCCCGATTGAAAAATTCGACGGGGCAAAACGCTTCAGGAGGCGTATTTCGCGCGATTGGTGGCACTTTGCAAACTTATTGCCGGGCAACAGGTCGATTAAGCAGGAAGTGTAGAGCCCGGCATGGAGCAAGATGCTCGAGGCTGAATTACACTGCGTTCACTCCACTCATCTGTAACAAGGAATAACCTATGGGCGTGCTCAGTGAGTTCAAGGCCTTCGCGGTCAAGGGCAATGTGGTCGACATGGCGGTGGGTATCATCATCGGCGCGGCCTTCGGCAAAATCGTCTCGTCCTTCGTCGGCGATGTGGTGATGCCACCGATTGGCCTGCTGATCGGCGGGGTGGACTTCAGCAACCTGGCGATTACCCTCAAGGCCGCCGAAGGCAATACGCCAGCGGTGGTCATGGCCTATGGCAAGTTCATCCAGACCTGCATCGACTTCCTGATCGTCGCCTTCGCCATCTTCATGGGGGTCAAGGCCATCAACCGCCTGAAGCGCGAGGAAGCCGTGGCGCCAAGCGCGCCGCCGGTACCGAGCCGTGAAGAAACCCTGCTGGGCGAAATCCGTGATCTGCTCAAGGCCCAGAGCGAGAAGCCCTGAGCGGCTTCTACCCGCCAACGGCGCCTGCTGGGCGCCGTTTTTCTACCAGTAGTTTTCCACCGCCACCTGGCCCGGGCGACGACTCAGGCTCAGCTGCATATCGCGCTGCTTGAGCACCTGGCGGGTGTCGTCGATCATCTGCGGGTTGCCGCAGATCATCACCCGCGAATACGCGGGGTCCAGTGCCACTCCGGCGGCCTGCTCCAACTGGCCATTTTCGATCAACTGCGGGATACGCCCGGCCAACGCCCCTGGCACCGCCTCACGGGTGACGATGGGCACAAAACGCAGCTTGTGGGCCTGCTCGGCCAGGTAATCGCGCTCAGCCAGTCCGGCAATCAGTTCGCGATAGGCCAGTTCGCCCGCGTGCCGCACGCTATAGACCAGCAGAATCCGCTCGAAGCGCTCCCACACCTCGAAGTCCTGCAGAATCGACAGGAACGGCGCGACCCCGGTGCCCGTGGCCAGCAGCCAGAGATCGCGCCCATCGACAAAACGATCGAGGGTCAGATAGCCCACCGACTGGCGCTCGATCAACAGCGAGTCACCGACCTTCAGACGACTCAGTTCACTGGTGAACTCCCCTCCCGGGACAACGATGGAAAAGAACTCGAGAAATTCGTCGTGGGGCGAGGACACCATCGAATAGGCCCGCCAGACTACACTGCCATCAGCCTTGGTCACGCCCAGGCGCGCGAACTGACCGGCACGAAAACGGAACCCGGCATCGCGCGTGGTCCGCAGGGTGAACAGGCTCGGAGTCAGCGGACAAACCTCGAGCAAGGTCTGCCGGGTAAATTTTTCGGCACTGGCGGTCATTGCACGCTCCCTCGAAAATAGGTGGCCAGTGTCTCGCAAAGCCGGCGACAGAAACACCGGCGATTTGTAGTGGTATAAGTTTTTTGAAAAAACATATACAAAACAATAAAAAAGTACAGCAACTAAGTAAAACATATAGTTACGAAGATATACCGATCGCAATCCAACAGATCACGCCTCACTTCAGCCACTTTTCCAACTCGCATAAAAGCACAAAACAACCGCACCGGGCCTAATGATATTAGGCACGACGCGATAACCGCAGCCCTTGAAAGTCGATAAAAATATCAGCGCAATATAAAAAAACCACACCCCACTCAAGAATTTTCCTACACTATCCGAGCACGTTGAGTTCAACGAATATTGCGTCAAGGAAGGGTATCTCAATGGAGAACTGGCAGGATAATCAACTGCACCAGCTCATGAGTGAAAAAGAAGAACAGGCAGTCTTCAATGCGGTTTTCAATCTGGCAGGGCAAATACGCTTCAGCTTCGTATCATTCAGAGTCAGCAGCTTATTAGGAGGCACTCAACCGAACACAGCATCTTTCAATAACTATCCAGCAGAATGGAATGCATGTTATCAACGTAACAACTACCTTGCCGTCGACCCTCTAGTCACGCACTGCCACAACTCGGTTTTCCCGATCCTGTGGGTACCTGATACGTTCAGGAACACCCCGGCATTGTGGCGTGACATGCAGGCTCATGGTCTCAACCACGGCTGGTCGCAGTCAGTCCATGATATTCGCGGTATTGTCAGCACCCTGAGTCTTTCCCGAACCTGCGAGCCCATCACGTCCAACGAGTTCTACTCCAAGACAGGTCATGTGTTGTGGCTGTGCAATTGGTTGCATTCGTTCATGGCGCAACGGTTGGTCACTTCCTCCCCGCCGCCCAGCAGCCATCCGCTTTCGCCCCGGGAAACCGAGATCCTGCAGTGGACGGCAGAAGGCAAGACCGCTGCCGAGATTGCCAACATCCTCAATCTGACCACGCGTACCGTAGGTTTCCACATGAGTACCATCATGAGAAAACTCGGCGTGAGCAACAAGGCCTCGGCGGTACTGCGCGCGGCCAAATCCGGACTGCTGTACTGATTCATAGCTCCTCTCCAGGCAGAAGGATCTGCCACCTAAACACGCAACAGGCAATCTGCTCGAAACCCACGTAAAATCCTTCTCCTGCCATACCGTTGCCCATTGCGCACAGCGCTTCAAGGCAACCGTGAACCGTCCCCCAGAGCCCGTGTCCCATGCCCCTGCTAGAAAGCCCGTTCGCCCATCTCGACCTGATACGCCAGCCTGAACAACAGGGCGAACCCTTGCAGGCGTTCGACGCGGCCGATCAATACCTGCTCGACCACCTGGCCGGACAAGGCGTCTCGCACGACACCCGAGTACTGGTGCTCAATGACAGTTTCGGCGCTCTGGCCGCCAGCCTGGAAGGCCATGTGCAACTCACCAGCAGCGGCGATTCGTTCCTCGCCGCACTCGGCCTGGAAAAGAACCTGGCACGCAACGGCAAGACCTTCGACGCGGTTCGTCATGTTCCGGCCAGCGAAGCGCTGGTCGGCCCGTTCGATCGGGTACTGATCCGTGTGCCCAAGACCCTCGCACTGCTGGAAGAACAGCTGATTCGTCTGCAGGGACAACTGGCCCCCGGCGCCCAGGTAATCGCCGGCGCCATGATCAAGCACCTGCCCCGGGCGGCAGGCGACCTGCTGGAGCGTTATGTCGGTACCGTGCAGGCCTCGCTGGCGGTGAAGAAGGCCCGCCTGCTGGTGGCAACCGCCGAGCCCCGCGCTACGCTCCCATCGCCCTACCCGACGCGCTATCGGCTCGACCGGCCGGCGATCGAACTGCTCAACCATGCCAACGTGTTCTGCCGTGACGGTCTGGACATCGGCACCCGCGCCTTCCTCCCGCACCTGCCCGAAAACCTCGGCACGGCCCGCGTTGCCGATCTCGGTTGCGGCAACGGCGTGCTGGCGATTGCCAGCGCCCTGCAGAACCCGCAGGCCCAGTACACGCTGGTGGACGAATCGTTCATGGCGGTGCAATCGGCGCGGGAAAACTGGCAGGCCATCCTTGGCGAACGTGAGGTGATCGTTCGCGCCGGCGACGGCCTGGCCGGGCAGGCGCCGCAGT from Pseudomonas asplenii harbors:
- a CDS encoding autoinducer binding domain-containing protein; translation: MENWQDNQLHQLMSEKEEQAVFNAVFNLAGQIRFSFVSFRVSSLLGGTQPNTASFNNYPAEWNACYQRNNYLAVDPLVTHCHNSVFPILWVPDTFRNTPALWRDMQAHGLNHGWSQSVHDIRGIVSTLSLSRTCEPITSNEFYSKTGHVLWLCNWLHSFMAQRLVTSSPPPSSHPLSPRETEILQWTAEGKTAAEIANILNLTTRTVGFHMSTIMRKLGVSNKASAVLRAAKSGLLY
- a CDS encoding methyltransferase, which translates into the protein MPLLESPFAHLDLIRQPEQQGEPLQAFDAADQYLLDHLAGQGVSHDTRVLVLNDSFGALAASLEGHVQLTSSGDSFLAALGLEKNLARNGKTFDAVRHVPASEALVGPFDRVLIRVPKTLALLEEQLIRLQGQLAPGAQVIAGAMIKHLPRAAGDLLERYVGTVQASLAVKKARLLVATAEPRATLPSPYPTRYRLDRPAIELLNHANVFCRDGLDIGTRAFLPHLPENLGTARVADLGCGNGVLAIASALQNPQAQYTLVDESFMAVQSARENWQAILGEREVIVRAGDGLAGQAPQSLDVVLCNPPFHQQQVVGDFLAWRMFQQARDALVVGGSLYIVGNRHLGYHSKLARLFRGVEQVAATPKFVVLKARK
- a CDS encoding ferredoxin--NADP reductase; its protein translation is MTASAEKFTRQTLLEVCPLTPSLFTLRTTRDAGFRFRAGQFARLGVTKADGSVVWRAYSMVSSPHDEFLEFFSIVVPGGEFTSELSRLKVGDSLLIERQSVGYLTLDRFVDGRDLWLLATGTGVAPFLSILQDFEVWERFERILLVYSVRHAGELAYRELIAGLAERDYLAEQAHKLRFVPIVTREAVPGALAGRIPQLIENGQLEQAAGVALDPAYSRVMICGNPQMIDDTRQVLKQRDMQLSLSRRPGQVAVENYW
- the mscL gene encoding large-conductance mechanosensitive channel protein MscL, with translation MGVLSEFKAFAVKGNVVDMAVGIIIGAAFGKIVSSFVGDVVMPPIGLLIGGVDFSNLAITLKAAEGNTPAVVMAYGKFIQTCIDFLIVAFAIFMGVKAINRLKREEAVAPSAPPVPSREETLLGEIRDLLKAQSEKP